Proteins from one Corticium candelabrum chromosome 4, ooCorCand1.1, whole genome shotgun sequence genomic window:
- the LOC134178096 gene encoding arylsulfatase A-like, producing MCLPLLRRQLLNMSYKVLLCTAVVLAAAVSADKPNIVVLFADDLGFGDLAVYGHPTSTTPNLDKMAKEGLVFTQFYSASPVCSPSRVALLTGRYQTRSGIWPGVFGAASTGGIPHNETTSAEVLKQAGYATAIVGKWHLGVGKNQTYLPTNHGFDYYMGIPYSHDMCPCLICFYPNQACFDKCRTGDTPCPIFENTRIIKQPADFTTLTATYTNAATSFIQKNAAGKTPFYLYLAYQHTHHPQFASKEFRNSSIRGTFGDSLSELDWSVGEVFKTLESSGVADNTFVFFTSDNGPSLTRQIRGGNQGLLKCGKGTTYEGGMREPAIAWMPGKVTPGRTMELAATVDVFVTISKMGGGKIPTDRPIDGVDMAPILFNNEKSNRDFYYYYPFGPNPDDGVFATRYKQYKAHFYTKGGLAGKPYRDEDCWGSTPKTKHDPPLLFDLVTDPSERHPLSGKVYEEIIKQITDMTMKFNKEMTWHESEIHGSNSSAMPCCKPGCSPFPTCCACGQEIQQHLFSPALELL from the exons ATGTGTCTCCCTCTCCTCAGACGTCAGCTACTCAACATGAGCTACAAAGTACTGCTGTGTACGGCTGTCGTCCTTGCGGCTGCAGTGTCTGCAGACAAGCCAAACATCGTCGTTCTGTTTGCAGACGAC TTAGGATTCGGAGATCTCGCCGTTTATGGCCATCCGACGTCTACGACTCCAAATCTCGACAAGATGGCGAAAGAAGGTTTGGTATTCACTCAGTTTTACAGTGCCAGTCCCGTCTGCAGTCCATCTCG GGTTGCTTTGCTAACCGGACGCTATCAGACTAGAAGTGGAATTTGGCCGGGAGTGTTCGGAGCTGCATCGACTGGAG GCATTCCTCACAACGAGACAACATCCGCGGAGGTCCTGAAGCAAGCTGGATACGCTACCGCCATCGTGGGCAAATGGCATTTG GGTGTCGGCAAAAACCAGACCTACTTACCTACAAATCACGGATTCGATTACTACATG GGTATTCCTTACTCTCACGATATGTGTCCCTGCCTTATTTGTTTCTATCCAAACCAAGCTTGCTTTGATAAATGCAGAACAG GTGACACCCCATGTCCAATCTTTGAGAACACGAGGATCATAAAACAGCCAGCAGATTTCACAACACTCACTGCAACCTATACAAATGCCGCCACTTCGTTCATACAAAAAAATGCAG CTGGAAAGACACCATTCTACCTGTACTTGGCCTACCAGCACACCCACCATCCTCAATTTGCGAGCAAGGAATTTCGGAATTCCTCTATAAGAGGGACATTTGGTGATTCATTG AGCGAGTTAGACTGGAGTGTGGGAGAGGTATTCAAGACACTAGAGAGCAGTGGTGTGGCAGATAACACATTCGTCTTTTTCACTTCTGATAACGG ACCCTCTCTAACTCGTCAGATTCGAGGTGGTAATCAAGGTTTGCTCAAGTGTGGTAAGGGGACAACATATGAAGGTGGCATGAGAGAGCCAGCTATTGCATGGATGCCTGGGAAAGTCACTCCCGGCAGAACAATGGAG CTGGCAGCCACTGTTGATGTTTTTGTCACTATCTCAAAAATGGGTGGAGGAAAGATTCCTACGGACAGACCAATCGATGGAGTTGACATGGCTCCTATATTATTCAACAATGAAAAG AGCAACAGAGATTTCTACTACTATTATCCATTCGGTCCAAACCCAGACGATGGAGTGTTTGCAACACGTTACAAACAGTACAAAGCTCATTTCTACACTAAAGG TGGTCTAGCAGGTAAGCCATACAGAGATGAAGACTGCTGGGGATCTACACCAAAAACCAAACACGATCCACCCCTACTGTTTGACCTCGTTACTGATCCATCTGAAAGACATCCACTCAGTGGAAAAGTTTATGAAGAGATCATCAAGCAGATCACAGAT ATGACTATGAAATTCAATAAGGAGATGACATGGCATGAATCTGAGATTCATGGATCAAACTCGAGTGCCATGCCATGTTGCAAACCGGGTTGCTCTCCTTTCCCCACATGCTGCGCTTGTGGTCAAGAAATCCAGCAACATCTCTTTAGTCCAGCACTTGAACTACTGTAG
- the LOC134178097 gene encoding lysosomal protective protein-like, producing the protein MICLTLYVAVLFGFASVRAEHSSLVTSLPGLSDDKLSLLRFNQYSGYLSGLQGERLHYWFVESCNSPQTDPVVLWLGLGPGCSAMDELLSGHGPFRVNDDLTLGLNGYSWNSNASIIYLDSPALVGFSMSSNDNFSYSSSKLVNDNYAALLKFYEEFDEFSENKLFIGGSGYGGVQAIRLAEKIIGNKSVDIPLKGIIVGNPILDGSIFANASIYYAYYHGLIAERLWQSLQGSCCEEGICNFASPNSDACKTAVEEFHTTVYNKGINLYDLKSNCSGGVPPRDTLQLPEVTAAGYTKLTCVNQTAETMYFQQLDVRDALHISADSPQWTPCSASVTKRFEWTTSPASHVISKLVPYIDILIYSGLDDMLYNYLASEWAIESLNLMPSVSSRMWLCDNQVGGFIKEWESVMSVLTVKGAGHFSPRSQPGCMLQVIKSFLQGRPIG; encoded by the exons ATGATATGTCTCACTCTCTATGTTGCTGTTCTTTTTGGATTTGCATCTGTTCGTGCAGAGCACTCCAGTCTAGTGACTTCTTTGCCTGGGCTGTCTGATGATAAATTATCCTTGTTAAGGTTCAATCAATACTCGGGATATCTTAGCGGCTTACAGGGTGAACGCCTTCACTACTG GTTTGTTGAGTCGTGCAACTCTCCTCAGACGGATCCCGTTGTGTTGTGGCTCGGTCTTGGTCCCGGATGTAGCGCAATGGACGAATTGTTGTCAGGCCATGGACCGTTTCGG GTGAATGATGATTTAACACTTGGACTCAACGGTTACAGCTGGAATTCG AATGCAAGTATCATATACTTGGATTCCCCAGCTCTGGTTGGTTTCTCGATGTCGAGCAATGATAATTTTAGCTATAGTAGTTCCAAG TTAGTGAATGACAACTATGCGGCACTGCTTAAATTTTACGAAGAGTTTGATGAGTTTTCTGAGAATAAGTTGTTTATTGGAGGGTCAGGATATGGAGGTGTACAGGCCATTCGTTTGGCTGAGAAAATAATAGGCAACAAATCAGTGGACATTCCACTGAAG GGAATTATTGTTGGGAATCCCATATTGGACGGTTCCATTTTTGCCAATGCAAGTATTTATTATGCTTATTATCATGGCCTTATTGCTGAAAG GTTATGGCAGTCTCTTCAAGGCAGTTGCTGTGAGGAAGGAATTTGTAATTTTGCTTCTCCAAATAGTGATGCATGCAAGACAGCT GTAGAAGAATTCCACACTACAGTCTACAATAAAGGCATCAATCTCTATGATCTAAAGTCAAATTGCAGTGGAGGTGTTCCACCGCGTGACACATTGCAGTTGCCAGAG GTCACTGCTGCTGGTTACACGAAATTGACTTGTGTAAACCAGACAGCAGAAACCATGTACTTTCAGCAATTGGATGTTAGAGACGCTCTTCACATTTCAGCAGACTCACCTCAATGGACACCTTGCAG CGCAAGTGTCACGAAGCGCTTTGAGTGGACGACTTCTCCAGCCTCTCATGTCATTTCTAAGCTAGTACCT TATATAGACATATTGATCTATAGCGGTCTTGATGACATGCTGTACAATTACCTTGCTTCTGAGTGGGCCATTGAGTCGCTGAACCTTATGCCATCTGTATCTTCCCGAATGTGGCTTTGTGACAATCAGGTTGGAGGATTTATTAAAGAATGGGAAAGTGTAATGTCAGTTCTGACAGTCAAG GGAGCGGGACATTTTTCTCCAAGGTCACAGCCTGGTTGTATGTTACAGGTGATAAAGAGTTTCCTTCAAGGACGTCCTATTGGATAA
- the LOC134178099 gene encoding dehydrogenase/reductase SDR family member 4-like has protein sequence MLSGLRRSLMSSATHSKRLVGKVAVVTASTDGIGFAIARKLAQEGARVVVSSRKETRIKEAVRSLTDEGLSVSGVVCHVGKKEDRENLIDKAVKEYGGLDILVSNAAVNPTFGPILETPEQAWDKIYEVNIKAAAMLTASCVPHLAKRGGGSIVYVSSIGGFNPFELLGAYSVSKTALFALTKAVSRECGPKKIRVNCIAPGIIRTKFSEALWSNQPILNHLLDTIPLKRIGEPEDCAGTVSFLCSDEARYITGETIIISGGMQSRL, from the exons ATGCTATCAGGTCTCCGTCGATCTCTGATGAGTTCTGCTACTCATTCCAAACGACTTGTTGGGAAAGTCGCTGTGGTGACCGCTTCAACGGACGG AATCGGGTTTGCTATCGCTCGAAAGTTGGCCCAAGAGGGTGCACGTGTCGTTGTCAGCAGCAGGAAAGAG ACTCGAATTAAAGAAGCTGTTCGGTCACTGACGGATGAGGGACTGTCTGTTAGTGGTGTTGTTTGCCATGTGGGAAAGAAGGAAGATAGAGAGAACTTGATTGACA AGGCTGTGAAAGAATATGGAGGTCTAGACATTCTCGTTTCCAATGCAGCAGTTAATCCAACATTTGGTCCAATCTTAGAG ACACCTGAACAAGCATGGGACAAG ATTTATGAAGTCAACATCAAAGCAGCAGCTATGCTTACTGCATCATGTGTTCCTCACTTGGCAAAACGAGG AGGAGGTAGTATCGTCTATGTGTCATCTATTGGGGGATTTAATCCTTTTGAA TTGCTTGGTGCCTATTCAGTCAGCAAAACAGCCCTGTTTGCACTAACCAAAGCAGTGTCAAGAGAATGTGGTCCTAAAAAGATCAGAGTCAACTGCATAGCACCAGGCATCATAAGAACAAAATTCAGTGAAGCT CTGTGGTCTAATCAACCTATCCTGAACCATTTGCTTGATACCATACCACTGAAAAG GATTGGTGAGCCTGAAGACTGCGCAGGCACTGTCTCATTTCTTTGCTCAGATGAAGCACGGTATATAACTGGTGAGACTATTATCATCTCAGGGGGAATGCAATCCAGATTGTGA